GTTTCAATTTGTCCAGGCGTGGATCCCGTACCTGCCGGGGCGCCTCCGGTCGATGTCTGGATCGGGGGGGCGCCCACTGGCCGAGCGCATCCTGCCCATCCCACTCGGGTACGCGAACCAGATCGAACTGCCCATCAAACCGCTGTCCGAGCGCCAGTTCGACCTCTCGTTTGCCGGCAGTGTCGTGCACAAGCCATACCCCGTCTGGTCGCCGAAGCGGTGGTTTCAAACGCCCAAAAGCAACGCCAGGCGGGCCATGCTCGGCGCCCTGCGGCGCCTGGTGACCGCGCGTCCCGAGTGGGCGATCGATCTTAAGATCACCGAAAGTTACAAGGCCATTCGCTCCGCCGATCCAAACGAGTATTCGACGCGGATGATGGATACGCGCATCTGCCTCGCCCCCCGCGGCACCTCCATCGAGACCTTTCGGTTTTTTGAGGGGATGCGATACGGGTGCATCGTGCTCACCGAGCGACAGCCGTCGCGTTGGTTCTACGACGGGTCGCCGGCCGTGATCGTGGACGACTGGAGCCGGCTCGAAGACGTGCTTGAGGGGCTTTTGGGGGATCCCGCTCGAATGGCGTCTCTCCACGAAGCATCGCTCCGGTGGTGGCGCGACGTCTGTTCGCCTGAGGCCCTGGGGCACTACATGGCGACGCGCTTGCAGGGCTTGGCCTCACCCGCGAAGTAGCCCGATCACCCTATGCGGATGCGCCATCCCACCCCGGCCGCCACGGCCC
This DNA window, taken from Rhodothermales bacterium, encodes the following:
- a CDS encoding glycosyltransferase codes for the protein MRNSYYVCLGQGKPPVVWDPFDRSRQINLHTDYFGRAMIALEQELVEGTYQVYLTWDLDELPAYGDRVVAVVLGDEWCRVPAYANRVRQVFKCYGFGPELGYNFFSRPTYQRVLTLFQFVQAWIPYLPGRLRSMSGSGGRPLAERILPIPLGYANQIELPIKPLSERQFDLSFAGSVVHKPYPVWSPKRWFQTPKSNARRAMLGALRRLVTARPEWAIDLKITESYKAIRSADPNEYSTRMMDTRICLAPRGTSIETFRFFEGMRYGCIVLTERQPSRWFYDGSPAVIVDDWSRLEDVLEGLLGDPARMASLHEASLRWWRDVCSPEALGHYMATRLQGLASPAK